From a single Helicovermis profundi genomic region:
- a CDS encoding potassium channel family protein, which yields MFILIAGGGIVGRNITKSLAKNHDIVVIDKDEKNCEIIASKYGAVAINGDATNIRTLKDAGIEKADYALGVMRYDAQNLLFSLLAKNFNIKNIFVRMRDPEYKEAYEIAGATNIAHTVDMMTKKFIYDIENPEIRTVASLRNGRADISIITIPKKSWVFGKSISEITKMRNFPKEIVVAGIFNQDLDKFIVPRGDTIVEKNCQIFIVGKKENIKNAYEILVK from the coding sequence ATGTTTATATTAATTGCTGGTGGCGGAATTGTAGGAAGAAATATTACAAAAAGTTTAGCTAAAAATCATGATATCGTTGTTATTGATAAAGATGAAAAAAACTGCGAAATAATCGCTTCAAAATATGGTGCAGTAGCAATAAATGGCGATGCAACTAATATAAGAACTTTAAAAGACGCAGGAATTGAAAAGGCTGATTATGCTCTTGGAGTTATGAGATATGACGCGCAAAATTTACTTTTTTCACTACTTGCAAAGAATTTTAATATCAAAAATATTTTTGTTAGGATGAGAGATCCTGAATATAAAGAAGCTTATGAAATCGCTGGTGCAACTAATATTGCTCACACAGTAGATATGATGACTAAAAAATTTATCTATGATATCGAAAATCCTGAAATTAGAACAGTAGCTTCACTTAGAAATGGAAGAGCCGATATTTCTATAATAACGATACCTAAAAAATCTTGGGTTTTTGGAAAAAGTATTTCTGAAATTACTAAGATGAGAAATTTTCCTAAAGAAATTGTTGTTGCTGGTATTTTTAATCAAGACCTTGATAAATTTATTGTACCTAGAGGCGACACAATTGTTGAAAAAAATTGCCAAATTTTCATAGTAGGAAAAAAAGAGAATATAAAGAATGCATATGAAATTTTAGTAAAATAA